From Ictidomys tridecemlineatus isolate mIctTri1 chromosome 2, mIctTri1.hap1, whole genome shotgun sequence, the proteins below share one genomic window:
- the LOC101970490 gene encoding olfactory receptor 7C2: MERGNQTGNFILLGFTDDPDLQSLLFGLLLAMYLVTVTGNLLIILAVISDSHLHMPMYFFLSNLSLADIGFTSTTIPKALRNIHTQSKGITFAGCISQIYFFVLFGCQDNLLLTVMAYDRFVAICHPLHYVVIMKPRLCLLMALGSWFLSVLGALPGTLTILRLSFCTNMEIPHFFCDLHEILKLTCSDTLVNNIVVYSVIIILVVFPLIGILFSYSQIFSSILRISSAEGKYKAFSTCGSHLLVVSLFYGTGLGVYLSSVATLSSRITLMASVMYTMVTPMLNPFIYSLRNRDIKVALGRVLSKMVLHRERVHAHLS; the protein is encoded by the coding sequence ATGGAAAGAGGAAACCAAACAGGCAACTTCATCCTCCTGGGATTCACAGATGACCCTGACCTGCAGTCGCTCCTCTTTGGCCTGCTTCTGGccatgtacctggtcacagtCACAGgcaacctgctcatcatcctggctgtcatctcagactcccacctgcacatgcccatgtacttcttcctctccaacctgtccctGGCTGACATTGgcttcacctccaccaccatccccaaGGCTCTCAGGAACATCCACACTCAGAGCAAAGGGATCACCTTTGCAGGCTGCATctcacagatttatttttttgttttgtttggatgcCAAGACAACTTGCTCCTGacagtgatggcctatgaccgctttgtggccatctgtcaccccctgCACTATGTGGTCATCATGAAGCCACGGCTCTGTCTGCTCATGGCTCTGGGGTCCTGGTTCCTCAGTGTCCTGGGTGCCCTGCCTGGGACCTTGACCATCCTGAggctgtccttttgcaccaacATGGAAATCCCTCACTTTTTCTGTGATCTTCATGAAATCCTGAAGCTCACCTGCTCTGACACACTCGTCAACAACATAGTGGTCTACTCTGTGATCATCATCCTGGTTGTTTTCCCTCTCATTGGCATCCTCTTCTCCTACTCTCAGATTTTCTCCTCCATCCTGAGGATCTCATCAGCTGAGGGGAAatacaaagccttctccacctgtgggtctcacctcctGGTGGTCTCCTTGTTCTACGGCACTGGCCTTGGGGTCTACCTCAGTTCTGTGGCCACACTGTCATCCAGGATAACTCTGATGGCCTCAGTGATGTACACCatggtcacccccatgctgaaccctttcatctacagtctgaggaacagggacatcaaggtggccctggggagagtcctCAGCAAGATGGTGCTTCATAGAGAGAGGGTCCATGCACATCTCTCCTGA
- the LOC101955993 gene encoding olfactory receptor 7C2 gives MERENQTEAGNFVLLGFTDDPDLQSLLFGLLLAMYLVTVLGNLLIILAVISDSHLHTPMYFFLSNLSLADIGFTSTTIPKALRNIHTHSKGITFAACISQICFFFVFGCQDNLLLTVMAYDRFLAICHPLHYVVIMNPRLCLLMALGSWLVSVLGSLPETLTVLRLSFCTNVKIPHFFCDLPEVLKLACSDTLINNIVVYSVIIVLGVFPLTGILFSYSQIFSSILRISSAEGKYKAFSTCGSHLLVVSLFYGTGLGVYFSSVATQSSRITLMASVAYTMVTPMLNPFIYSLRNRDIKMALGNVLTKMVPLN, from the coding sequence ATGGAAAGAGAAAACCAAACAGAAGCTGGCAACTTCGTCCTCCTGGGATTCACAGACGACCCTGACCTGCAGTCCCTCCTCTTTGGCCTACTTCTGGCCATGTACCTGGTCACTgtgctggggaacctgctcatcatcctggctgtcatctcagactcccacctgcacacgcccatgtacttcttcctctccaacctgtccctGGCTGACATTGgcttcacctccaccaccatccccaaGGCTCTCAGGAACATCCACACTCACAGCAAAGGAATCACGTTTGCAGCTTGCATCTCACAGATATGCTTCTTCTTTGTGTTTGGATGCCAGGACAATTTGCTCCTGacagtgatggcctatgaccgcttcttggccatctgtcaccccctgCACTATGTGGTCATCATGAACCCACGGCTCTGTCTGCTCATGGCTCTGGGGTCCTGGTTGGTCAGTGTCCTGGGCTCCCTGCCAGAGACCTTGACCGTCTTGaggctgtccttctgcacaaatgtgAAAATCCCTCATTTTTTCTGTGATCTTCCTGAAGTTCTGAAGCTCGCCTGCTCTGACACACTCATCAACAACATAGTGGTGTACTCTGTGATCATTGTCCTGGGTGTCTTCCCTCTCACCGGCATCCTCTTCTCCTACTCTCAGATTTTCTCCTCCATCCTGAGGATCTCATCAGCTGAGGGGaagtacaaagccttctccacctgtgggtctcacctcctGGTGGTCTCCTTGTTCTATGGCACTGGCCTTGGGGTCTACTTCAGTTCTGTAGCCACACAGTCTTCTAGGATAACTCTGATGGCCTCAGTGGCATACACTatggtcacccccatgctgaaccctttCATCTACAGTCTGAGGAACAGGGACATCAAGATGGCCCTGGGAAATGTCCTCACCAAGATGGTGCCTCTCAACTAA
- the LOC144368005 gene encoding olfactory receptor 7A17-like, with the protein MESGNNTRISEFLLLGFSEDPELQPLIFGLFLSMYLVTVLGNLLIILATISDSHLHTPMYFFLSNLSFVDICFTSTTIPKMLVNIQTQSKAITYAGCITQMCLFLVFGELDNFLLAMMAYDRYVAICHALHYTVIMNPRLCGLLVLVCWILSVLHALLQSLMVLRLSFSPHLEIPHFFCELNQVVQLACSDIFLNNMLMYFIALLLASIALIGILYSYAKITSSICAISSAQGKFKAFSTCASHLSVVSLFYGTGLGVYLSSAAAQSSHSSATASVMYTVVTPMLNPFIYSLRNKDIKKSLKSLFTKMSSSVSDLENTLGHRRDEVPGGWTSGRQSFSHHQAHPGRTLHFHRETFLPEMVSRSFGCGGLDSLCYVARTLHVLLHGTGI; encoded by the exons ATGGAATCAGGAAACAATACAAGAATTTCAGAATTCCTTCTGCTGGGATTTTCAGAGGACCCAGAACTGCAGCCTCTCATCTTTGGCCttttcctgtccatgtaccttgtcactgtgctggggaacctgctcatcatcctggccaccatctcagactcccacctgcacacacccatgtacttcttcctctccaacctgtcctttgtggacatctgcttcacctccaccaccatccccaagatgctggtgaacatccaGACACAGAGCAAGGCTATTACCTATGCAGGCTGCATCACCCAAATGTGCCTTTTCTTGGTTTTTGGAGAGTTGGACAACTTCCTCCTGGCTATGATGGCCTATGATAggtatgtggccatctgccacgCACTGCACTACACTGTCATCATGAATCCCAGGCTCTGTGGTTTGCTGGTTCTGGTGTGCTGGATCCTGAGTGTCCTGCATGCCCTGTTACAGAGCTTAATGGTGTTGCGACTATCTTTCAGCCCACATTTAGAAATCCCCCACTTTTTCTGTGAACTCAACCAGGTGGTCCAACTTGCCTGTTCTGACATCTTCCTTAATAACATGTTGATGTATTTTATTGCCCTGTTGTTGGCTTCTATTGCCCTCATTGGCATCCTTTACTCTTATGCTAAGATAACTTCCTCCATCTGTGCAATCTCATCAGCTCAGGGTAAGttcaaagccttctccacctgtgcatctcaCCTCTCCGTGGTCTCCTTATTTTATGGCACAGGACTGGGTGTGTACCTGAGTTCTGCTGCAGCCCAGAGCTCACACTCCAGTGCAACAGCCTCGgtgatgtacactgtggtcacccccatgctgaaccccttcatctacagtcTGAGGAATAAGGACataaaaaaatctctgaaaagtCTTT TTACAAAGATGAGCTCATCAGTGTCAGACTTAGAAAATACTTTGGGTCACAGGAGGGATGAAGTGCCAGGAGGCTGGACCTCTGGGAGGCAG AGCTTCAGTCACCATCAAGCCCACCCAGGCAGGACCTTGCACTTCCACAGGGAGACCTTCCTCCCGGAGATGGTCTCCAG GAGCTTTGGTTGTGGAGGCCTGGACAGCCTCTGCTACGTGGCCAGAACTCTGCATGTGCTCCTCCATG gtacTGGGATTTGA
- the LOC144368006 gene encoding olfactory receptor 7A10-like — translation MLVNIQTQSKVITYAGCITQMYFFMVFLEVDNFLLTVMAYTVIMNPRFCGLLVLLCWILSVLHALLQSLMVLRLSFCTHVEIPHFFCELNQVIQLACSDTLLNDAVMYLVTVLLGGGPITSIIYSYSKIVSSIRAISSAQGKNKAFSTCASHLSMALLFYGTGLGVYFSPAAAQSSPSSATASVMYTVVTPLLNPFIYSLRNKDVKGALRRLFGGKL, via the coding sequence atgctggtgaacatccaGACACAGAGCAAGGTCATTACCTATGCAGGCTGCATCACCCAGATGTACTTTTTCATGGTTTTCCTAGAGGTGGACAACTTCCTCCTGACTGTGATGGCCTACACTGTCATCATGAATCCCAGGTTCTGTGGTTTGCTAGTTCTCTTGTGCTGGATCCTGAGTGTCCTGCATGCCCTGTTGCAAAGCTTAATGGTGTTGCGACTTTCCTTTTGCACACACGTAGAAATCCCCCACTTTTTCTGTGAACTCAACCAGGTGATCCAACTTGCCTGTTCTGACACCTTACTTAATGATGCTGTGATGTatcttgtaactgtgttgctgGGAGGTGGCCCCATCACTAGCATCATTTACTCCTACTCCAAGATCGTGTCCTCCATCCGTGCAATATCATCAGCTCAGGGCAAGAACAaagccttctctacctgtgcaTCTCACCTCTCCATGGCCCTCTTATTTTATGGCACAGGCCTGGGTGTGTACTTTAGTCCTGCTGCAGCCCAGAGCTCACCCTCCAGTGCAACAGCCTCTGTCATGTACACCGTGGTCACCCCcctgctgaaccccttcatctacagcctgaggaataAGGATGTGAAGGGAGCCCTGAGAAGGCTCTTTGGAGGGAAACTGTAG
- the LOC144368007 gene encoding olfactory receptor 7A5-like, which yields MEPGNNRRISEFLLLGFSEDPELQPLIFGLFLSMFLVTVLGNLLIILATISHSHPHTPMYFFLSNLSFVDVCFISTTVPKMLVVQLAYSDTFLNDLVRYLITVLLEGGPLAGILYSYSKILSSIRAISSAEGRYKAFSTCASHLSMVSLFHDTSFGVYLSSAAAQSLPSSATASVMYTGIMHMVTPMLNSFIYSLKNKDVKGALLRLSGGKL from the exons ATGGAACCAGGAAACAATAGAAGAATTTCAGAATTTCTTCTGCTGGGATTTTCAGAGGACCCAGAGCTGCAGCCCCTCATCTTTGGGCTTTTCCTGTCCATGTTCCTTGTCACTgtgctggggaacctgctcatcatcctggccaccATCTCACACTCCCACCcgcacacacccatgtacttcttcctctccaacctgtcctttgtGGACGTCTGCTTCATCTCCACCACCGtccccaagatgctg GTGGTTCAACTTGCTTACTCTGACACATTTCTTAATGATTTGGTGAGATATCTTATAACTGTGCTGCTGGAAGGTGGCCCCTTGGCTGGTATCCTGTACTCCTACTCCAAGATCCTGTCCTCCATCCGTGCAATCTCATCAGCTGAGGGCAggtacaaagccttctccacctgtgcatctcaCCTCTCCATGGTCTCCTTATTTCATGACACAAGCTTTGGTGTGTACCTCAGTTCCGCTGCAGCCCAGAGCTTACCCTCCAGTGCAACAGCCTCTGTGATGTACACAGGAATTATGCATATGGTTACCCCCATGCTGAACTCCTTCATCTATAGTCTGAAGAATAAGGATGTCAAGGGAGCCCTGTTAAGGCTCTCTGGAGGGAAATTATGA